A part of Aurantimicrobium sp. MWH-Uga1 genomic DNA contains:
- the rpsF gene encoding 30S ribosomal protein S6 encodes MHQYELMVILDPEIDERTVAPSLDKFLNVIRNDGGTIENVDIWGKRRLAYEINKKSEGIYAVVNFTSSADATVELDRQLKLSEAVMRTKVLRAEEAIAMVAAAAKLADEKAARKAAAPAKASKDA; translated from the coding sequence ATGCATCAGTATGAGTTGATGGTTATCCTCGATCCAGAGATCGACGAGCGCACCGTAGCTCCCAGCCTTGACAAGTTCCTCAACGTCATTCGTAACGATGGTGGAACCATCGAGAACGTTGACATCTGGGGCAAGCGTCGCTTGGCTTACGAAATCAACAAGAAGTCCGAGGGCATCTACGCCGTCGTCAACTTCACTTCAAGCGCCGACGCAACTGTCGAGCTTGACCGCCAGCTGAAGCTTTCTGAAGCTGTTATGCGTACCAAAGTTCTGCGTGCAGAGGAAGCCATTGCGATGGTTGCCGCTGCGGCAAAGCTCGCTGACGAGAAGGCTGCCCGCAAGGCCGCTGCTCCCGCCAAGGCTTCGAAGGACGCGTAA
- a CDS encoding CCA tRNA nucleotidyltransferase: MHSAASAIESITRLSTSPSVSRLAKAFADAGYELALVGGPVRDAFLGHDVHDLDFTTNARPDDILRIVEPISEAQWDIGRDFGTIGAQIAGEKVEITTYRADQYDGKTRKPEVAFGDSLEEDLIRRDFRVNAMAVRLPQLILVDPSGGVEDLQAKILRAPKSAEVSFTEDPLRMMRAARFASQLGFHPDEETEWAMTEFAGAIENISAERVNEELCKLLQTDHPRAGIELLVSTGIAAIVLPEIPALRLEVDEHHHHKDVYEHSLTVLEQAIDLEKERNPGEPADVTLRLAALLHDIGKPATRQLEPGGAVSFHHHDLVGAKLATKRMKALRFDKETTQNVARLIELHLRFFGYSDAAWSDSAVRRYARDAGDLLDRLHILTRADVTTRNKRKADRLAFAYDDLEQRIAELSEAEELAAIRPDLNGEEIMEILGIPAGREVGEAYNYLLNLRLDEGPLGAEVARERLLQWWANR, encoded by the coding sequence ATGCACAGCGCCGCCTCAGCAATCGAATCAATTACTCGTTTGAGTACTTCGCCCAGCGTTTCACGCCTGGCGAAAGCCTTTGCCGATGCCGGATATGAGCTGGCGCTAGTGGGTGGCCCCGTCCGCGATGCTTTTCTCGGCCACGACGTGCATGACCTCGACTTCACGACGAATGCCCGCCCCGATGACATTTTGCGCATCGTGGAACCCATCTCCGAAGCACAGTGGGATATCGGCCGCGACTTTGGCACCATCGGCGCTCAGATTGCCGGCGAGAAGGTGGAAATCACCACTTATCGAGCAGATCAATATGACGGAAAGACGCGTAAACCAGAGGTTGCTTTTGGTGACAGCCTTGAAGAAGACCTGATTAGGCGAGATTTCCGTGTCAACGCGATGGCCGTCCGTTTACCCCAGCTCATTCTTGTTGACCCCTCCGGCGGGGTGGAGGACCTCCAAGCGAAGATTCTTCGCGCACCAAAATCGGCAGAAGTTTCGTTCACCGAAGACCCCCTGCGCATGATGCGCGCAGCACGGTTTGCCTCTCAACTCGGATTCCACCCCGACGAGGAAACTGAGTGGGCAATGACAGAGTTCGCCGGTGCCATTGAGAACATTTCTGCTGAACGTGTAAACGAAGAACTGTGCAAACTCCTGCAAACAGATCACCCTCGTGCAGGCATTGAGCTCCTAGTCAGTACAGGCATTGCAGCGATTGTGCTACCTGAGATTCCCGCACTTCGCCTCGAAGTGGATGAACACCATCACCACAAGGATGTGTATGAGCACAGCCTGACGGTACTCGAACAAGCCATCGACTTGGAGAAGGAACGAAACCCAGGCGAACCCGCTGATGTGACATTGCGGCTTGCAGCTCTCCTGCACGACATCGGCAAGCCAGCCACCAGACAGTTGGAACCCGGTGGCGCTGTGAGCTTCCACCACCATGACCTTGTGGGTGCCAAGCTGGCAACCAAGCGCATGAAGGCCCTGCGTTTTGACAAAGAAACCACCCAGAATGTGGCCAGGCTCATTGAATTGCACCTGCGTTTCTTTGGTTATTCAGATGCTGCCTGGAGCGATTCGGCTGTGCGCAGATATGCCCGCGACGCCGGGGATCTGTTGGACCGCCTGCACATTCTCACCCGCGCAGATGTCACCACACGCAATAAACGCAAGGCAGATCGCCTCGCCTTTGCCTATGACGATTTAGAACAGCGAATCGCTGAACTGTCCGAGGCAGAAGAGCTTGCCGCCATACGTCCCGACCTCAACGGTGAAGAAATCATGGAAATCCTCGGCATTCCAGCTGGGCGTGAGGTTGGCGAGGCCTATAACTATCTGCTCAACCTGCGACTAGATGAGGGGCCTTTGGGTGCCGAGGTCGCTCGCGAACGCCTTCTCCAGTGGTGGGCAAACCGCTAG
- a CDS encoding DUF6049 family protein — translation MPSAVISRDNRASLGALLVRWCGALLVAALMVTGFQPSAKASNEVSLTLTPSAVSAGPGETLLTSVTVTNEGTEEIPPGEVTITAPSGVLNTLSDVDQWYSSSDTEQTGRFLATFDVPAVAAGAKVIVSAELPLASGRFGSLWGPRGLAADYQVSGVSTASARSSFVWTAGTAPSPAAMTTILALVPPADSAGVLSTQKLVELTSPSGVLTRQLQLAQGRSVTLGVDPRIIASIAAVGDTIPESVQLWLNQLKALPNESFLLPYANADISAQAQAGSPTLLAPITTDISAIAAVSTSSATPAPTPGVSEVTSVAFAPRLSSLAWPAGGTVSGSDLGIFSANGFSQVILSSQNLAKTASTGIVSGMPAVVTNAGLSSALSHDDVSRGASYLAAAALDPAAEGAVYAGLPRSFSITGLSKTGQMLDSLAGLPWVTSGSVSTGLGSATTELTLVDSPESEERVGAVRTLLGQNAQVSSFSTIAEDPSLITSPAARDLAAVLSVSWLGDPEWGSAVAAHTASTEKLLNSVSVVTSSTINMVGGQANIPISVNNALTQAVTVVVNADPNNGRLLVNGEETITIQPESQAKARIPVQAQVGNGSAILTVTLRSIEGVPVGQPVGIPVNVRADWETWGLTAVGIAFVGLITAGVIRTLRRRKQGQSEDV, via the coding sequence ATGCCCTCTGCAGTGATTTCACGAGACAACCGTGCATCACTGGGTGCACTGTTGGTGCGATGGTGCGGGGCTCTTCTTGTCGCGGCACTCATGGTGACGGGGTTCCAACCTAGTGCCAAGGCATCAAACGAGGTTTCTCTCACGCTAACGCCCTCTGCTGTCAGTGCGGGGCCGGGTGAAACCTTGCTAACAAGTGTCACTGTGACTAACGAGGGTACCGAGGAGATTCCCCCGGGAGAGGTCACGATTACTGCGCCTTCTGGGGTGCTGAACACGCTCTCAGATGTGGATCAGTGGTATTCCTCCAGTGACACTGAACAAACGGGCCGATTCCTGGCTACTTTCGACGTTCCTGCGGTTGCTGCTGGAGCAAAGGTGATAGTCAGTGCGGAGCTTCCTTTGGCCTCTGGTCGCTTTGGTTCATTGTGGGGTCCTCGTGGTCTAGCTGCTGACTATCAGGTTTCCGGCGTCAGCACAGCGAGTGCTCGTTCTTCATTTGTTTGGACGGCAGGAACAGCTCCCTCCCCTGCGGCGATGACCACAATCTTGGCCCTTGTTCCCCCGGCAGATTCCGCCGGAGTGCTCAGCACCCAAAAGCTCGTTGAGCTCACCAGCCCCAGCGGAGTTCTCACACGCCAGCTTCAACTGGCTCAAGGTCGCTCCGTTACCCTCGGAGTCGACCCGCGCATCATCGCCTCGATTGCTGCTGTGGGTGACACGATTCCTGAAAGTGTTCAGTTGTGGCTTAATCAGCTCAAAGCGCTGCCGAACGAATCGTTCCTGCTGCCTTATGCCAACGCAGATATTTCTGCCCAGGCTCAAGCCGGATCACCTACGCTACTGGCGCCAATCACGACAGATATTTCGGCTATTGCTGCTGTGTCGACGTCGAGCGCCACTCCCGCGCCAACCCCCGGTGTTTCAGAGGTCACCTCGGTAGCTTTTGCTCCGCGATTGAGTTCTTTAGCATGGCCTGCTGGCGGCACCGTTTCTGGCTCTGATCTGGGAATTTTCTCAGCAAATGGGTTCTCTCAGGTGATTCTTTCTTCGCAGAACCTTGCAAAGACAGCTTCTACTGGAATTGTTTCTGGAATGCCGGCTGTGGTCACTAACGCAGGGTTGAGTTCAGCGCTGTCTCATGACGACGTTTCACGGGGAGCTTCCTACCTTGCAGCAGCTGCGCTCGACCCCGCAGCTGAGGGTGCTGTGTATGCCGGGCTGCCTCGAAGCTTCTCCATCACGGGCTTGAGTAAAACCGGCCAAATGCTCGATTCTCTCGCGGGGCTGCCGTGGGTAACCTCAGGTTCTGTATCTACTGGATTGGGTTCTGCCACAACGGAACTGACGCTTGTGGACTCCCCCGAGTCTGAGGAACGTGTTGGCGCCGTTCGCACTCTTTTGGGGCAGAATGCTCAGGTTTCGTCGTTTTCGACAATTGCAGAAGATCCCAGCTTGATTACAAGCCCTGCGGCTCGTGATCTAGCTGCCGTGCTATCGGTTTCGTGGTTAGGAGACCCCGAATGGGGTAGCGCAGTCGCTGCCCACACTGCATCGACCGAGAAACTGCTCAACTCGGTGAGTGTGGTCACCAGCAGCACCATCAACATGGTGGGTGGGCAGGCCAATATTCCGATCTCGGTCAACAACGCCTTGACTCAGGCGGTAACCGTTGTCGTCAATGCTGACCCCAACAATGGCCGCCTGTTGGTCAACGGTGAAGAAACCATCACCATTCAGCCTGAATCCCAAGCTAAAGCCCGGATCCCTGTGCAAGCACAGGTGGGAAATGGCAGCGCCATTTTGACTGTCACGTTGCGCTCGATTGAGGGTGTTCCCGTGGGGCAACCCGTTGGAATTCCTGTGAATGTGCGTGCCGACTGGGAAACCTGGGGGCTCACAGCCGTGGGAATTGCTTTCGTGGGTTTGATTACTGCCGGTGTGATTCGCACACTTCGCCGCCGTAAGCAGGGACAATCAGAAGATGTCTAA
- the murJ gene encoding murein biosynthesis integral membrane protein MurJ, producing the protein MSNPQASVGRASVLLGSGTVVSRALGFFKAIILAQALGVVASAGADAFAVANQMPNSIYVLVSGGVLTATLVPAIVKSASHSDGGAGYVNKLMTMTILVLLGVTAVAMFAAPVLITLYATQWSADQLALATAFAYWCLPQIFFYGLYTILGEVLNARGSFGPFTWAPALNNVVGILGIVAFMLLFGVDTAGERSVVDWTPAMVAMLAGSATAGVAAQALILTVFWKKNGLSFAPDFVWRGVGLRETGKMVGWTFGVVLLTQLSIIVQTNVVALASGQGASVFTMTTAWLIFLLPHSIIAVSMGTVYFTRMSKDYAAGNREGMARDASTALRQIGLFICWAAAGLLAVAFPLSRIFSENFLSVINLGWLIMVLVLGLPAFSAVYVMFRIFLVQGKAPLMFWLTVLQVGVYVVLILLSSQIYVTVITLAVCTSLAISVIIQAIVTWVVLRKTLPEVRRSGIASTAVRGYIAAAIAGFIGLIVSNQFGSLTATGFAQESIINAIVAMAGIGLVVTGVFVLVLWIMRVKEVHQLFAQLRSRLSR; encoded by the coding sequence ATGTCTAATCCTCAGGCCTCGGTTGGTCGTGCAAGCGTCCTCCTCGGCTCCGGCACGGTTGTCTCTCGTGCGTTGGGATTCTTCAAGGCCATTATTTTGGCCCAAGCTTTGGGCGTTGTTGCCAGTGCTGGAGCCGATGCGTTCGCGGTAGCGAACCAGATGCCCAATAGCATCTATGTGTTGGTTTCAGGCGGTGTGCTCACCGCCACTTTGGTTCCGGCCATCGTGAAATCTGCCAGCCACAGCGATGGTGGTGCCGGCTACGTCAACAAGCTCATGACGATGACCATCCTGGTTTTGCTGGGTGTCACCGCGGTAGCCATGTTCGCTGCGCCGGTACTCATCACGCTCTATGCAACCCAGTGGTCAGCAGACCAGCTTGCGTTGGCAACCGCCTTCGCCTACTGGTGTTTGCCTCAGATTTTCTTCTATGGGCTATACACAATCCTCGGTGAGGTTCTCAATGCTCGCGGCTCCTTTGGGCCCTTCACGTGGGCACCCGCCCTGAACAACGTTGTTGGAATTCTGGGCATCGTCGCTTTCATGCTGTTGTTCGGTGTTGATACCGCTGGCGAGCGCAGTGTTGTGGATTGGACCCCTGCCATGGTTGCGATGTTAGCGGGAAGTGCGACGGCGGGCGTGGCTGCTCAAGCGCTGATTCTGACGGTCTTCTGGAAGAAGAATGGGCTGAGCTTTGCGCCAGATTTTGTCTGGCGCGGTGTTGGCCTTCGAGAAACCGGCAAGATGGTCGGCTGGACCTTTGGTGTTGTGCTGCTGACTCAGCTCAGCATCATTGTTCAAACCAACGTGGTCGCACTTGCTTCAGGCCAAGGAGCGTCAGTGTTCACCATGACCACGGCGTGGCTGATTTTCCTGCTGCCGCACTCGATCATTGCTGTCTCAATGGGCACGGTCTACTTCACACGAATGAGCAAAGACTACGCAGCAGGGAATCGTGAAGGCATGGCTCGTGATGCGTCCACCGCTCTTCGCCAAATTGGTTTGTTTATCTGCTGGGCTGCTGCCGGATTATTGGCTGTGGCTTTTCCCCTGTCACGCATTTTCAGCGAGAACTTTCTTTCCGTAATCAACCTGGGCTGGCTGATCATGGTGCTGGTGCTTGGCCTGCCGGCCTTTAGTGCGGTGTATGTCATGTTCCGCATCTTCCTCGTTCAAGGCAAAGCGCCCTTGATGTTTTGGCTCACAGTGTTGCAGGTCGGTGTCTATGTTGTGCTCATTTTGCTGAGCTCTCAGATTTACGTCACCGTGATTACCTTGGCAGTGTGTACCTCACTGGCCATCTCCGTCATTATTCAAGCCATAGTGACCTGGGTGGTGCTGCGAAAAACTCTTCCTGAGGTTCGTCGAAGTGGCATAGCCAGCACGGCAGTGCGTGGCTACATTGCCGCTGCCATAGCTGGATTCATTGGGTTGATTGTCAGTAACCAGTTCGGGTCGCTGACAGCCACCGGTTTTGCCCAAGAAAGCATCATTAACGCAATCGTGGCCATGGCAGGAATTGGCCTGGTTGTGACCGGAGTCTTCGTGCTCGTGTTGTGGATCATGCGGGTGAAGGAAGTTCACCAATTGTTTGCTCAATTACGGTCTCGCCTGAGCCGATAA